The Bombus terrestris chromosome 4, iyBomTerr1.2, whole genome shotgun sequence genome has a window encoding:
- the LOC100645368 gene encoding pre-mRNA-splicing factor 18 isoform X1 gives MDILKAEIMKKRKQLEESNVLQNNRKYFRRSELIAKNQEVKEVQENNDEDVKINTTQQEDSVTDGSSEHLTLPRHEVIRRLRERSEPILLFGESEIEAFKRLRKCEILEPEVNKGFRNDFQEAMEQVDQAYLNEILASSKPQDRDGKGDVHVPDEGVTYEDLQKMSIKLNKGDRDFDLNVITQFIQFLVQMWGNQLNSRSTAEKMSTRGKMASATYAQTREYLKPLLRKLKNRSLPEDITDSLTDIVKHLLERNYILASDAYLQMAIGNSPWPIGVTMVGIHARTGREKIFSKNVAHVMNDETQRKYIQALKRLMTKCQEYYPTDPSRCVEYSKT, from the exons ATGGATATTTTAAAAGCAGAAAtaatgaagaaaagaaaacagttGGAGGAGAGCAATGTCTTG caaaataaccggaaatatttTAGAAGAAGTGAACTAATAGCAAAAAATCAAGAAGTGAAGGAAGTACAAGAAAATAATGATGAAGATGTTAAAATTAATACGACTCAACAAGAAGACTCTGTAACTGATGGTAGCTCTGAGCATTTAACATTACCTAGACATGAAGTGATTAGAAGGTTACGTGAAAGAAGTGAACCTATACTACTATTTGGAGAATCAGAAATAGAAGCATTTAAACGATTAAGAAAATGTGAAATTCTTGAGCCTGAAGTGAATAAG gGTTTTAGAAATGATTTTCAAGAAGCTATGGAACAAGTAGATCAAGCATATCTAAATGAAATACTAGCTTCTTCTAAACCTCAAGATCGTGATGGAAAAGGAGACGTACATGTACCAGATGAAGGAGTTACCTATGAAGATTTACAAAAAATGTCTATAAAATTAAACAAGGGTGACAGGGATTTTGACTTAAATGTCATTACTCAATTTATACAATTCTTAGTACAAATGTGGGGCAATCAATTAAATAGTAGAAGTACTGCTGAAAAAATGAGTACTAGAGGAAAGATGGCTAGTGCTACTTATGCCCAAACAAGAGAATACTTGAAACCTCttcttagaaaattaaaaaatagatcTCTGCCAGAAGATATTACGGATAGTTTAACCGATATTGTAAAACATTTACTTGAACGTAATTATATACTG gcAAGTGATGCATACCTACAAATGGCAATTGGAAATTCTCCATGGCCTATTGGAGTAACTATGGTCGGTATTCATGCACGCACTGGAAGAGAAAAGATTTTCTCAAAGAACGTTGCACATGTAATGAACGATGAAACTcaaagaaaatatattcaagCATTAAAAAGGCTAATGACCAAGTGTCAGGAGTACTATCCTACAGATCCGTCTCGTTGTGTAGAATATTCAAAAacctaa
- the LOC100645368 gene encoding pre-mRNA-splicing factor 18 isoform X2 — protein sequence MSWLILQQNNRKYFRRSELIAKNQEVKEVQENNDEDVKINTTQQEDSVTDGSSEHLTLPRHEVIRRLRERSEPILLFGESEIEAFKRLRKCEILEPEVNKGFRNDFQEAMEQVDQAYLNEILASSKPQDRDGKGDVHVPDEGVTYEDLQKMSIKLNKGDRDFDLNVITQFIQFLVQMWGNQLNSRSTAEKMSTRGKMASATYAQTREYLKPLLRKLKNRSLPEDITDSLTDIVKHLLERNYILASDAYLQMAIGNSPWPIGVTMVGIHARTGREKIFSKNVAHVMNDETQRKYIQALKRLMTKCQEYYPTDPSRCVEYSKT from the exons ATGTCTTG GTTAATATTGCAGcaaaataaccggaaatatttTAGAAGAAGTGAACTAATAGCAAAAAATCAAGAAGTGAAGGAAGTACAAGAAAATAATGATGAAGATGTTAAAATTAATACGACTCAACAAGAAGACTCTGTAACTGATGGTAGCTCTGAGCATTTAACATTACCTAGACATGAAGTGATTAGAAGGTTACGTGAAAGAAGTGAACCTATACTACTATTTGGAGAATCAGAAATAGAAGCATTTAAACGATTAAGAAAATGTGAAATTCTTGAGCCTGAAGTGAATAAG gGTTTTAGAAATGATTTTCAAGAAGCTATGGAACAAGTAGATCAAGCATATCTAAATGAAATACTAGCTTCTTCTAAACCTCAAGATCGTGATGGAAAAGGAGACGTACATGTACCAGATGAAGGAGTTACCTATGAAGATTTACAAAAAATGTCTATAAAATTAAACAAGGGTGACAGGGATTTTGACTTAAATGTCATTACTCAATTTATACAATTCTTAGTACAAATGTGGGGCAATCAATTAAATAGTAGAAGTACTGCTGAAAAAATGAGTACTAGAGGAAAGATGGCTAGTGCTACTTATGCCCAAACAAGAGAATACTTGAAACCTCttcttagaaaattaaaaaatagatcTCTGCCAGAAGATATTACGGATAGTTTAACCGATATTGTAAAACATTTACTTGAACGTAATTATATACTG gcAAGTGATGCATACCTACAAATGGCAATTGGAAATTCTCCATGGCCTATTGGAGTAACTATGGTCGGTATTCATGCACGCACTGGAAGAGAAAAGATTTTCTCAAAGAACGTTGCACATGTAATGAACGATGAAACTcaaagaaaatatattcaagCATTAAAAAGGCTAATGACCAAGTGTCAGGAGTACTATCCTACAGATCCGTCTCGTTGTGTAGAATATTCAAAAacctaa
- the LOC100645240 gene encoding pyrroline-5-carboxylate reductase 2 yields the protein MNDHFLSTKVGFIGGGNMASAIGAGLIRKGILDPNNVWVSARTSKTLSFWNDLGAHATLKNGEVVDNCEIIFLAMKPQMLDDALKCTKETMTIHHHYKLFVSVLVGVTLETLSNKLKSIVSHPRIIRCMPNTPMMVGEGITVYCSVNATVQDEVMVEELLSYIGVTEHVPQSLMNAIGALSGSSPAYAYLVIEALADGAVKMGVPRPMATKFAAQVLVGAGKMVLETGKHPGQLKDEVCSPGGTTIAGIHAMECGQVRASMMNAIEAAVKRANELTSLTSITQ from the exons CTAAGGTGGGTTTCATTGGTGGTGGAAATATGGCCAGTGCTATTGGTGCTGGTTTAATTCGTAAAG GTATTTTAGATCCAAACAATGTATGGGTTTCTGCTCGTACTTCTAAAACTCTAAGCTTTTGGAACGACTTAGGTGCCCATGCTACTTTAAAAAATGGAGAAGTAGTGGATAATTGTGAAATCATATTTTTAGCTATGAAGCCTCAAATGCTTGATGATGCACTTAAGTGTACCAAAGAAACAATGACAATACATCATCACTATAAACTTTTTGTTTCAGTTCTTGTaggagttacattagagacttTATctaat AAACTTAAATCTATTGTTAGTCATCCTAGAATAATTAGATGTATGCCTAACACTCCAATGATGGTTGGAGAAGGAATAACAG TATATTGTTCTGTGAATGCAACGGTTCAAGATGAAGTTATGGTAGAAGAGTTATTGTCATATATTGGTGTAACTGAACATGTTCCTCAGTCTCTTATGAATGCTATAGGTGCTCTTTCAGGATCTAGTCCTGCTTAT GCATATCTTGTTATAGAAGCATTAGCAGATGGTGCTGTAAAAATGGGGGTTCCAAGACCTATGGCAACAAAATTTGCAGCTCAAGTATTGGTTGGAGCTGGTAAAATGGTGTTAGAAACAGGCAAACATCCTGGTCAGTTAAAGGATGAAGTATGTTCTCCAGGAGGTACAACTATTGCAGGCATTCATGCTATGGAATGTGGGCAAGTCAG AGCTTCTATGATGAATGCAATTGAAGCTGCAGTAAAGAGGGCAAATGAACTAACGTCCTTAACGTCCATAACACAATAA